One part of the Cyprinus carpio isolate SPL01 chromosome A25, ASM1834038v1, whole genome shotgun sequence genome encodes these proteins:
- the trim44 gene encoding tripartite motif-containing protein 44 — protein sequence MDASGGCWDSCLNDDDLPQMDGTCDACEPDEPQSAAWMCTLCRFAFCTSHADKHSQSTGHQLQPYSTPDPQAESGPLKECQVSENASEGASSNDEHKPAKRDTVTVERLKCKEHGQEGSLYCKQDQRIICVLCAVQGEHREHEIITLKEAYMWQKSREGIDLLERTHEISEKIKAKWISPDMSVEDLEQYVNQQFDELNRLVRLEEWRVLHLVDLKEAFLTAQAAEKISEISVHTEKLQEEMDSVTQQLSELDQIEQNGVAPMSLAPLLAARPPRPPEALVEPMPLNPDLRLRAANQRRDPEDHSVDEERDDAYSGHAP from the exons ATGGATGCATCTGGAGGATGCTGGGACAGCTGCTTGAATGATGACGATTTGCCACAGATGGATGGCACATGTGATGCGTGTGAACCAGACGAGCCTCAGTCAGCTGCTTGGATGTGCACACTCTGTCGCTTCGCCTTCTGCACCAGCCATGCAGACAAACATTCACAAAGCACTGGTCACCAACTCCAGCCGTACAGCACCCCAGACCCTCAGGCAGAGAGTGGGCCACTGAAAGAATGCCAGGTGTCTGAAAACGCATCAGAGGGGGCCAGCAGTAATGATGAGCATAAACCAGCGAAAAGAGACACTGTGACAGTGGAGAGGCTAAAATGTAAGGAGCATGGTCAAGAGGGTTCGCTCTACTGTAAACAGGACCAGCGGATAATTTGTGTGCTGTGCGCTGTGCAGGGAGAGCACAGAGAACATGAGATTATCACTCTCAAAGAGGCCTACATGTGGCAGAAG AGCAGAGAAGGCATTGACCTGCTGGAGCGCACACATGAAATATCAGAGAAGATCAAGGCCAAATGGATCAGCCCGGAT ATGAGTGTAGAAGATCTGGAGCAGTATGTGAACCAGCAGTTCGATGAGCTGAATAGGCTGGTTCGCCTTGAGGAGTGGCGTGTCCTGCACCTGGTGGATTTAAAGGAGGCGTTCCTCACTGCCCAGGCTGCTGAGAAGATATCTGAGATTAGTGTCCACACTGAAAAACTGCAGGAGGAAATGGATTCTGTCACACAACAGCTGAGTGAACTGGATCAAATAGAGCAGAATGGAGTCGCCCCTATGTCCCTGGCCCCACTGTTGGCCGCCAGACCACCACGTCCACCTGAAGCTCTCGTGGAGCCCATGCCACTG aatccTGATTTGAGGCTAAG AGCAGCAAATCAAAGGAGGGACCCAGAAGATCATTCAGTAGATGAAGAGAGAGATGATGCATACAGTGGACATGCACCCTAA